TCTTTGCCCAACATGACCACCTAGGGTGATATTTGGCAACCACTGATGCTGCATTCCTCATCCTTACCTCTCCCTGGAGTGGTctaaaaacagaaatttaatcACAGCCCACTGAATGGTTCTTAGTAAGGTTTAGTTAATGTGTCTGAATTGGTCACTTAGATTCAGGTTTTTAATCTCTGGATCATTCAAACTCCTACTTACTGTACTTGTGATATCCTGTGtacatttgtttgtttcttcagtgGCACATCATCTTGTCCATCTTGCCACTGACTTTTGGTGCAACCATTTTTTTTACTCTACTGGGTTTTATTGTGATCCTCTCCAAACatgagttttttttctttttccttgtaaaaTAATGAGTTGTCTGATCgtagcagtttttttttttttcttacgtATCTAGTTGTTACACCCGTCTTGAGTTACTATGCGCAGTCAAGTTGGGAGACTGAAAATAAGTACGACTGAGATTTAGGATGATTTTAAATACTTCATGTATATGCAAAGAGAGAAGTCAGCCAAGTGCACAGCTTACTAGTGGATTTGAACATGTGCCACCTGTATGTGGTGTAGAGTTAATACCTGTCTGcctcctggatttttttaaagcaattaaggTTCAGCTCTTATAGGCAAGCTTTCATGGAATATTTATAGCTTGCTTCTCCTTGTTCTTTGTCCTTCTTCTAGCTGAATTGCTTGCAAAAAAACAGCCATTAAAAACTAGTGAAGTATACTCtgatgatgaagaggaggaggaggatgataAGTCTAGTGAGAAAAGTGATCGCTCATCCAGATCGTCATCCTCTGATGAAGAGGAAGAGTAAGTACTAAACACTGGGCTATGATTACTTGTAAGTATGTTCAAAAATAGAGATCCACTTTAGGTAGACACATGCTGTTTTAGAGGATTGTTTGGAACAGTTCAGTGTCTCTAAATTGGTTTTTCCTCTGGACACAATTGCATTGCTCAGATTTGAGTCCTTGGACCTATATCATGGTTCATGGGACTCATTTACCTTGGGTGGGTTTGCAACTTCAGTTCCTTGCTGTCAGGTTTAGCCCAAATTACACTGTGGTTCAGTGTTGTTGTTTAGtcctgcagttcagcagctgtAGTGCTCTGGTTCGTATCTGGGCAGATACATGTGCTGGCTCTGTATCTCTACAGATATGGCTCTGTATCTTAAAGTGTTAGTCTGTAAACTGCCTTGGTGTGTGTCTTTCTGCTTTCTGGTAGCAGGGGCAGTGTTTAATAAGCCTAGAACTTCACATTAAGTCTTTCTCATGAATGCTAAATTCACACATCTACAGTTAACTAGTGCATGATGAATCGTGCCTTTTACTGGTAATACAAATAGTGCTCATGCTGTACCTTACTCAGTACCTCCTTTTTGGGTTTGGATTATGTCTCTACTTTTTTCTTGATTCCCTCTCACCTTTCTCaaatcagaaaagaagaaattcctcccaaGTCCCAGCCAGTGTCGTTGCCTGAAGAACTGAACCGAGTACGGTTGTCACGGCACAAGCTGGAACGCTGGTGTCACATGCCCTTCTTTGCCAAGACAGTCACTGGCTGCTTTGTCCGTATTGGCATTGGCAATCACAACAGTAAACCTGTTTATCGGGTGAGTTTAGCTCTGAGGGgtttagttctttttttttgtgctgtaataaaatatttgcagctTATCAGTTATCAGGTACTGGTGGCTGTTTGATTAATATAAAAAGATTGCTTATAACCAGAAAATGTAATTGCTGGCAAAAAGGTGGAGGAGACTGgtttaagaataaataaatctaTGTGACCACCTAGGGGAGGAGATAAATTTAGTGAGGGGGAGGGAGCACTAACAAAGCCTGGTCTTCTGTCTTTGGTTCATGTTGTTTTATCATTTGTATTGCAAACTAGAGTTCCAGACTGTGCTTAGACCAAGTAAGGATGAGTAAGATTCACTCCTTATTTCTAGGACTGTTCCCAAGTTATGGTGTGGTCTTGACTCGTTTTTTACAAAGTTTCTAGTACACCAGTGTGCCTTCAGAAGTGACCGTGATTGAGaacacagttttgtttttctgtttcattgctGTAATCATAGGATGCAATAATAGTCtctaaagtagaaaaaaaaaggccccCAGCAGGGCTGCATTCAGTGTGTGAGCAGCAATAGTCTATTTAATTTGGAATATATGTTAACCCAAATCAACATTATTTAAGAAGGAAATAGGAAAGGTTGGAGAATGTAGACTTGGTcaggaaggcagagctgagaATATAAAAAAACTGCATCAAGCATTCAGATGATATGATTTATTAATTCAAAAATTATGTATGAAGCAACTCATTCAGTATCTGATAATGTAGACTGAGGAGTCTTGTTTTCCTTGATCTGGTTAGAATTGTTAAAAGTTAGCTAGATTAAGGTTTTTTATTTCTAGTGAAGAAGCTTGAATATGCCAGATACATTCCaggaacatgaaaaaaaaactgctCTTGCATCCTTCTCATGTGTTTTACTCTGTGGTACAGGTTGCTGAAATAACTGGTGTGGTAGAGACTGCAAAGGTTTACCAGCTTGGTGGCACACGGACAAACAAAGGACTCCAGTTGCGGTAAGGTGCTAAAGGAATCCTCTTCAGTTCATCAATCAGTGTCCTTTTCATAGCAAATAATGTTCTGTGTGGGGTCTGGAGGTGGGAACTGAAAAGTAGACTGAGCTTTGTCATGGTACTTAATGCTAAAATGTTTGGGTtggatttatttgggattttttttctccttgtgcaTAATGGAAATTATAAAATACCCAAAAAATTTTGTGTGGGGAGTTATAATTGTGTTGACATGTGGTTGTCTGGTTTTGGGCTTCTTGAATCAGTTTACATATATAGATCCAATGTCACCACACCATCACAAGGGaatgttttacattttattGTTGCAGGCATGGCAGTGATTCACGTGTGTTTCGCTTGGAGTTTGTCTCAAATCAGGAATTTACTGAAAGTGAATTTATGAAGTGGAAGGAAGCAGTAAGTTTGCCAGACTTTAGTTTCCTCTTAGCAGCCTTCCACCAAGCATACTTTAAGTGGAAAGTAACTCTGTTTCATGTTTAGATGTTCTCTGCTGGGATGCAGCTACCCACACTAGATGAGATAAACAAGAAGGAAGTGTCCATCAAAGAAGCTCTCAACTACAAGTTTAATGATCAGGACATTGAAGAGGTAAATAGTGCATTGTAGTGAAGCTGTGCCAGTACTTAAAAGTGACAGGAACCCATGCAGTAGAGCAGTAGCTGTTACAAAGCAAAATGATCATGGTATTTGCTTTCCAAGAAGTAAATAAAAGGAAGTTTCATAACTGGATAGAGTAGCTTGGTGATCCTGCTGTTGTTTGGTgttcactgctgcttttcttcatcATTTGTGCCCTGTTATCTCCTCTCGAACTTGTGTTACATAGCTCTGAACTCCTGAGTATGGCAACTTAGTTCTCAAGTTCTGAAAAACCGACAGCTGTGTGTGGTAGTTGCATTTATCACAGTTTTTGCAGTTTTATACTTGCTTGATAGTGTCCAAAGATAATTAGCATCAGGTTTTTGTAGATAGTGAGGAGAATGTAGCTGTAATTCATTATCAGTGCACAAACTAAAAAATAACCATCAGAGCATATGTCAAATTCAGTGgcaataaatacatttcttagGTGATACTCATCTGTTGCTTCTACTGTCCAAGTATTGAACTAGAGATTTCTTATTTGCATATTCATGTTGTTTCCTCTGCATCTTACAGATtgtgaaagagaaggaaaggttCAGAAAAGCACCTCCAAACTATGCCATGAAGAAAACTCAGTTATTAAAGGAGAAGGTGAGAGATGAGATGCCTACAAGCTTACTGCAGTCTTTAATTTTGAAGAACTAGAGCTCATCTGGGTTTTGGCAGTAGTCAGCAGTAAGCTCAGCTTCAACTGTGCAGCTGGAAGGTGGTTCTCAAGGTTCATTGCTGGTGTCAGAATACTTATAATCCAGTTAACTAttgcactcttttttttttttaaggggcaACTGTGAACAATTTAAGCCATCTCTTTTTGTGTCCATTAAGCAAGGTCTTAAACTGGTCTGCCTcagaaacttttcctttttttttgtcagttttgttggtttttttggtggttttgtttgtttatattatTTGTAACAGTACAATTTggtattgtttgtttttttatgaaTACCTCATAATAGTTCTTGAAAGTTGATTTACTCTTCTTATTTAAAGATAGGAAAAACAGAAGTTGTGTTGCATTATTTTTTAGTCAGGGGTAACTGAATTGTCACTTTATGGCTGATAatttatattggaaaaaaaaagaagtggccGACAGATTTACTTGCCATGAACTTTTTTTACCTGTAGTCTTCCTGGATCAAGTAGACCTAACAGTTGCATATAAGCCAAAGCAAAGAAGTGAAGAATACAAAAGAGTCTGAAGTATCTCTGAAGATAGGACTGCATGAATAGAACCAAAATCTGTTTGTCTTTCTCAAGACATTGCAGCTTCAGATACAGTAAAACCCAAGAGTTTTTactgaaatacatttcttgGTTCCTTGGTTTAAGTGTGTTTTTGTGGTCACTGTTTTACTGTACACGAACATGTAAATGGTTAGGTTCCCGTCACAGGGCGTGCAGTTGCTTTTTGCTGTCACCAGGTGGCACAACAAGCTGCTGTCGTGCCTCAGGGGACTCTCGGCTCCCTGAATTAAATGGCAATTGGCAGTtgtggaaataattattttcctaatgTGCTAAATGGGgatattaaattttaataaaaacttgTAACTTAAGTCATCTAACTGACCTGTCCTCCTCATGCTGGGACTGGTGTTCCTACATTCTCCTTAGTGTAAAGGTATTCAGAGTTCTTCAGAATAAGAAATCCAGTTTTGCCTTGAGCTGTAAGGAAAGTGTAGCTCTTTGTTGAGCTCTTACCATGCAGGGAAGAACCTTCACGACTGGAGTAAGGTTAGCTGACTGATTCACGGATATATCCTTTGTCTCTCTGAGTAATTCTGGGTAGAGGGTAGTGCCTAATCAGTTACTGTTTGGTTGAAGGCTATGGCTGAGGACTTGGGGGACCAAGATAAGGCCAAGCAGATTCAAGATCAGCTTAATGAGCTtgaagagagagcagaggcCCTGGATCGTCAAcgaacaaaaaatatttctgcaatcAGGTAAGAAGCAGATATTgggaattttctttcttaaatagtatcaaacaatatttttaaaagagaaactaaTGCATTAACAAATTAACTGCAggattttggaggtttttttcctgcacagtGTGttaatgtgtattttaatgGTTCTGTTAGTGCTTGTCTATCTTCACTTTCTTGTATCTCTCATGCAGTTAAAATCGTCAAAAATGTAAACTCTCTTCTTTATATCCCAGGGGGCCGTTGTGTTGCAATAAGAGTAATTTGTGGTCAGGATGAAGCTGCAAGAATGCTTTCAGGTGTTTTGTGTAGGGACTGATAAATGACAgtcactttgtttttctttcccccaccctcctttttttccattctgcagTTACATCAACCAGAGAAATAGAGAGTGGAATATCGTTGAGTCTGAGAAGGCTCTTGTGGTAAATAGTGCTGAATTAATACTTTCCTACAACTAGAAATTAAATGATGCAAAGAGGGATAATTGCATGGCAAAATTACtaaattttttaattatctatgaaatatttcatataGGCAAATGATGGGATTTTAAAGCACATTGCTTTATCCTTTTGCTCAATTCCCTTATCAGCAGATTTGTCACTATAAGAGTGActttaatacattttatatgGAAAAGTCTCCTCATAAAGGAGACTTCAGATAATAAAACAGTAaaagagattttcttctttgtagtTGCATTTTTATTAAGGAAGAGCTAAGCTTGTTAACAAATGCTTAAGCATTCTCTGTCCTGAGAGTTGTGTGCCTATTTTCTGTTGTTGTATGCAATAAGGACAGTTTTGTCCTGTGAAGCATGGGACAATGGGTGTATTAAAATCTTTCTAATCTGTAATgttgtttctggtttttctcTGATCTTGGTATTGTATATAGCAGATGAGTAATTGCATGCATGGGGGGCTGTGGGAGGATTTAAAAGAGCTCAAGTAGCAAACTGCAAAACCGTGTGCtattccttctccaggctgaaagtCACAGCATGAAAAACCAACAAATGGATCCCTTTACTAGGCGGCAGTGCAAGCCCACGATAGTGTCTAATGTGAGTGTAATACTTAAATTCAGTTGAGGCAATTTGCTGAAAAGCAGGAACCAATGTAATGCAGAGTGTAGGAACAAAATTCCCAACTGTGCCATATGCTATTAACGCCCTGAATGCCAGTGTGAGATACAGCTGAGTGAGATTCTGGTCCCTCTTCTTTTATAATGCAGTGTGAAGGACATAAGTGGTGTGGGTATGTACTGTAAAAGCAACTATGAGGCTTATGTCATGAGTTCATCTATGTTGAATTACTCAGATTTAGTTAGCTCTGGGAAAACAGTTTGCTTTAGGTGAGAATTTCACTTTTAGTTAGCTGAAAGTTTCCTGAAACATTAGTTAAAGGTGAGAGGAGAACAAACATTTTGGGCCTGTGATGGATGAAGTAGTTCAACACAAAGTTCCCATGTGATACTGTGGCAAAATCTTCTACTGCTGTCTCTCCATATATAACTGAATGACATATTGATGAATAATAAGGCAATAACCTCCTCCTTCTAAGTAATCTAGCCTTGTTGAGCTCTGTTCTGGAATAGTGTGCTTCTGGTGTAGGTAGCTAAAAAAACAACTGCTCAGGTTGGCTCTCATCAGTCTCCACAAACcagcaaggaaataaaagagaaattctACTGCAGGGCTTGAATGAAACATTCTGAAATACTTCTTTATTAGAAAAGAATTGTAACTGAGTAGCCTTATTATGCTGGAGAACTACTAGGTAAAGAAAATAGTCTTCTAAAGATTTCTTCTCCCTAGTAGAGTGTTTCAGCCAGAACTGTAAGCTGAAAGCAAATGCGTATTATAGTAGCATTGAGTAGTCACAGAAACAAACTGTATAAGCAGGAAATGTATTTCTgattttccaaataaaagcTTTCTGAAGATGATTTTTAGTTTGTTAGTGTCAGATAATCAGGATGATTTTGGTAGCCTTTTGAGATTCTGGAAGTTGGATGAACTGTTATGTGGTCTCTTATGGTTTTAGATTCATGGATGCAAACACTGTTTTAACAAAATGTAGttccagcttttccaaatttaattgcagtaattctttatttttattcttccctAATATTTTGCCTTTGCAGTCCAGAGATCCTGCTGTCCAAGCTGCCATCCTTGCCCAGCTAAATGCAAAATACGGATCTGGTGTGTTACCAGATGCTCCAAAGGACATGAGTAAGGTAAGTTTCCATTTTAGTCTCTTATGTTCCTCACACTGTCACCCTTTTGCTCTGTGAAGCTTGTGAGTAATAGCAGGTGTGCAAGCTTCAATTCCGGAAAAAGGCATTCTGTAGAACTTTATCATAAAAAAGCAACAGCTTCTTGGTTCTTGGGAAAGGAAATTTAAGTTGCTCTAGCTGTATAAAAGCTACACTAACTAAGTGTGTTTATGACAGAAGAGTTgggggaaaaacatttttatctctgtttGTACAGCCAGATAAGGTTTGGAGACTTACCTGTAGTTTTCATTTCAGGGtcaaggaaaagataaagatgTGAACTCTAAATCAGCTAGTGACCTCTCAGAAGATCTTTTCAAAGTGCATGACTTTGATGTAAAGATTGATCTTCAGGTTCCCAGTTCAGGTAGGTGTTCCCTCTGAGTTTGGGGATGTGATTGTCCAGCCATTTTGGTAGAAGTTACTTCTTCCAGAATAATTCTTTCAAAGTTATTGGGAGCTTTTGAAAATGGGAGTAAGGACTGTCTTGGCAAGTATCTTGAACTGAGGAGGAGGGGACGTGTGGTAGTGACATCCATTGAGAAAACAAGAACAACTGTATTGTGTTAGACTAAAAGCCTGTATATCCCCATATCCTTGGTTTGAAGCCTAGGGAGAGAAGGAGATAATGAGTGGTTTTTGGTACACTCTTGCAGTCTATATTATCTATGACTTGCTTAATCTTTGGGGGAAAGATGAGTGTTGTATTTAATACATCTTGGCAGCTATCTTGATACTTACTTTGTTAAGTTGTCTAATAACTTTTGACAGCAGATAAGCTGCGtgtctgtgctgttctgttctgtcCTCTGTGCATGTACTGTGGGCATAAGGTTTTTTACTTTACATTTTTACTTGATTTTGAACCTTCTGCTTTACCAAGTTGCCCTTCCCTAACTAAGGTATTGCAGATGGTGTTGAAGCTAAATTTTAGGGgaacaaaaaaattctgaaatgctGACCAGTGTGTGAAGATAAGAGACACAAACTTGCTGGCTCTTCTTTGTTATCTTGACTTTGACAGCAGGAGATGTGTGACAAGAACAGTTGAGTATCATAGGATCTTTTTGATTgtaaaagacctttaagattaCCGAGTCAAACCATTAACTCAACATTcacaagtccaccactaaaccaggtCCCTATGTGCCACAGCTACATGTCTTTTAGAtacctccaaggatggtgacccagccacttccctgagcagcctgttctgaTGCTTGACAACCCTCttggtgaagaaatttctcctaATACCCAGTCTAAACCTCCCTAGTGCAACTTGAGGCTATTTTCTTGTCGTATAAAGTTGTTTTCCAGAGGGAGGATGCATGGGAGAAATATACCAGTGCAATTTGACACACAAGGTTTAGTATTTCTTGCATTACTTGAAGGATTAGATCTGCATCTTCTTGGAGGACAATAATTTAGGAAGTACTATAAGAATGCACAAAGACGAACCTTGTCAGGAAGCAAGAGCAGGAGAAGTTGTTTTTCCAAACTAGGTCAAGATGGATACTCTGGATGTAAGACTACAGAATGAGATAGGAGTTCAAGAAGAAGAGACTTCCTGAAACACCTAGTGAGGGTTATGGACTTGAGAGCTAGGAAGCAGATGAGGGTCAGGCACTGAAGGACACTGAAGAGAGAAGGATGAGAAAGAGTTTTCCTTAGACAGAATGCTCTTCTGGCATCTTACTTTGTGCAGTGTCCTTGCTTAACAGAAGAATTATTCTGGGGAATTATAAAAATGTGTGTTGTAGATAGAGAACATTAGACTTTTTCTGCTTACTGTCTCTGGATTAACACACAGAGTCAAAACTGCATGTGCTGTATCTATGGAGATAAGCTCCCCGATACTGTCTGTATTATTAACTGAAGTTCTAACCTGATGTACACTAGAGAAGCCAAACATGATTTTGTGGTGAAAGTGTCTACAACAACAAGTAAGAATTTATAGTTTGCCTGTAGTTTTGTTCTTactcttttcttctccccaaCAGAATCTAAGGCACTGGCCATCACCTCCAAGGCTCCTCCAGCAAAAGATGGTGCCCCTCGGCGATCATTGAACTTGGAGGATTACAAAAAGAGACGAGGGCTTATTTGAGCATGCCCACTCTGCTGCTTCTGATCCTGCATGCTCCATGATGATGTcctattttttcttcctcccttttcaGTTCTCCCTTCTGGGTTGGagcagcagtggagctgggaaGAGACTCTTTAAAACTGCCAGTCATCTGTAACATAAACCATTCAACTATTTACTGTATAGACCTCCCTTCTTGCCCTTTCCTCTGCTCCCCTCACAAATGTGGATCTGTGCTATTTGGggttttcccatttcttttagtttgagttttgtttttattttgtcgATGCAGCTCGTTGGTCCACTCTGTGTTCAGTATTAGCCTGAGGTCTGGATTTCCATAGGAATCTCTTGGCAGTCGCAGAATCAGCACCTGGTGATCTCCCCTTACATACCACCACACGCACAGTGAATAAACATTGGCGCAAGACCTTTGTGGCTGGAAGGTCATCTGCACTTtctccctcttcttcttcctccttcatcCTGGCTTTGGAGAAGGGAATCTTCAAAAACTGGCCTAGGTTCAAAGTGTAAATTTTTTTGGGAGGGTTGTGTGActttttttcaggtgttttttatcatttttaagCTGCAGTACTATTTGTATCTGTCTGTCACAGTTCTTTACGGCTGTTTTGAATTTCTACCAGCTGTACTTGAGCATCTGAAATTGCAAGAAAGAAACTCATTAAATGTGATTCTTCTTACTAAAATGGCTTGGCTGATATAGCTATTCAACTTCATGTTCCCTTTTTTAATTACACTTAACTGATGAGAAAGAAGTACACAGCTCTTAATGTGGGACTTGTCATCTGTAGTACATCCAGACTCTACAGCTGTAACTGGTGAAGTAGCTTTTTATGGGGTGGGAGCTCATTTGGTTGGGCTTtaatttcttctccaggctttcAGTATTACATATTTGTTAACTTACTGTGTCTTCACTGGACTCCAGCTCACTTTGTTTCTTGCTTTCTGAACCATTTAAATGAGGCTTCTAtcaataaacaattttttttaatataaaaaaaaaacacattctaTGGAAGGGGAAGGACATAACAGAAAAGGTCAGTGGGTAATATAAGAGGTAGGTAATGGACATTTTTCATATATAAACTGGTACAAGTGGAGTGCAACATGAGCACAAGAATTGTATGGCTTTATGGAATATTTGACTGGACACAAATTGACAGCTAAATTATCACTcaggtgtaaaaaaaaatcaaatgtaaaTATAAGTGACATTTAACAAATAACTTTTCCAAACAAGATAGATATGAAACTAAGAACTAAATTGAAAAATTAGAAGTCTAAAAGGTTAGAGGCCCTCGTTCAGGTAAGCATGGAAGCACGTGTGTGTTCCTACTCAGGCCAGTACGTATATAACAACTTAAGCACTGAACTGGATAGGAATGTTCCTGAGGGACTCTGAAGAGGGAAAATGCAATGCTCTTCTTGTGTCAGAGCATTACTGTTTTTCTGAAATCATACACTGGTTATATTTTAACCTGTGTTTGATTCTTTCTTGCTGGATTCTTAATGAAACTTTAATCTAGTTCTTATTtcactttctcctcttttttttaacagtggCTTTAAAGAAACATCGTGTAATTGTGTGCAGATTGATTCTACGAACTGTGTATAAGAGGAATATCAACATATAAAGCCTACCatgtaaacaaataaatagaaatgtttCCATACTTATTTACTGAATAGTCCATAGTTCTAGGACATGTGGATTATTCTGTAAATATGTAATCATAGACCACTTTATTAGATGGTCTGTTTTAGCAGCTTCTCTGGAGT
This genomic stretch from Cinclus cinclus chromosome 6, bCinCin1.1, whole genome shotgun sequence harbors:
- the RTF1 gene encoding RNA polymerase-associated protein RTF1 homolog, which codes for MVKKRKGRVLIDSDTEDSGSEENLDQELLSLAKRKRSDSEEKEPPVSKPTASSDSETSDSDDEWTVGGSKNKKKGKAGKAEKKGAMKKQMNKAASSGSSDKDSSAESSAPEEGEVSDSESNSSSSSSDSDSSSEDEEFHDGYGEDLMGDEEDRARLEQMTEKEREQELFNRIEKREVLKRRFEIKKKLKTAKKKEKKEKKKKQEEEQEKKKLTQIQESQVMSHNKERRSKRDEKLDKKSQAMEELKAEREKRKNRTAELLAKKQPLKTSEVYSDDEEEEEDDKSSEKSDRSSRSSSSDEEEEKEEIPPKSQPVSLPEELNRVRLSRHKLERWCHMPFFAKTVTGCFVRIGIGNHNSKPVYRVAEITGVVETAKVYQLGGTRTNKGLQLRHGSDSRVFRLEFVSNQEFTESEFMKWKEAMFSAGMQLPTLDEINKKEVSIKEALNYKFNDQDIEEIVKEKERFRKAPPNYAMKKTQLLKEKAMAEDLGDQDKAKQIQDQLNELEERAEALDRQRTKNISAISYINQRNREWNIVESEKALVAESHSMKNQQMDPFTRRQCKPTIVSNSRDPAVQAAILAQLNAKYGSGVLPDAPKDMSKGQGKDKDVNSKSASDLSEDLFKVHDFDVKIDLQVPSSESKALAITSKAPPAKDGAPRRSLNLEDYKKRRGLI